Below is a window of Gimesia chilikensis DNA.
TTTCTACTTTGACGGCATCACGGGCCAGTTTCAGGCTGTCGCCCGTAAAATCTGCGACATCCTGGATGTCTCCATCAATGTAGAAGTGAGCCAGCAGAGTTGCATCTTTTTCTTTTTTCAGTGCATCGATCTCATCCATCAGATCAAGAGGATCTTCATAGACACCTTCACCGGGATCGACTGTAGGCAACGACATTGACTCACATCCTTTGAAATTCGAGAGCAGAAACAGGTGTGTCGAGGGGACACAAGAGCGTTGTGCCAGGTTCAACAGTTCAGCATCATAAACTTGCTGGAGAATCTGAAACCTTTGCTGTACAACATTAGTAATATTGTTTAAGGAATTACCTCCTCGTCAAGCACCCAATATTCTATATAATTCCGTGAAGGTTTAGAACTCTATGACTGATCAAACATTGCGAATCCTGGTATTTGGCGCTCACCCTGATGATTGCGACATCAAAGCGGGGGGCACAGCCGCCCTGTATCAGCAGGCCGGTCATACCGTGAAATTCGTCAGTGTGACCAATGGGGAATCGGGGCATCACCGGATTTCCGGCGAGGAACTGGCCGTGATTCGTCGTGCGGAAGCAGCTGCCGCCGGGCGTGCGCTGGGGATCGAGTACGAAGTTCTGAACAATCGCGACGGATATCTGCAACCCACGATCGAAGCCCGTTTTGAGATTATTCGACTGATTCGTACTTTCCAGCCCGATCTGATCCTGACACACCGCCCCAACGACTATCATCCTGATCATCGATATACCTCGCAACTGGTCTGTGACGCCGCCTACATGGTTACGGTGCCTCCCATCGTGCCAGACGTCCCTGCCCTGCGGGAAAATCCGGTCATCGCATATCTGTCAGATCACTTTACCCGACCTTACCCGTTTTCGCCGACGGTGGTCATTGATATTGAACCGGTCTGGGATCGCGTGATCGACGCCCTCGACTGTCACAGCAGTCAGTTCTATGACTGGCTGGCTTATAACCATTTCTACGAAGATGAGGTCCCTCAGGATCCCGCGGAACGCAAAGTCTGGCTCAGTGGCAAGATGAAAGATCGCATCGGCCCGCTGGCGGATCGATATCGGGATCTGGTAATCGAAACATACGGGCCCGAACGCGGCAAAGAAATTCAACTGATCGATGCGTTTGAACCCTGCGAATATGGTTCTCCCCTGACCTCTGACAATGTCAAAACCCTGTTTCCGTTTCTTCCCTGATCTGTTTTTTTCTGAGAATGATTTGAAATAACATGCGAACGCTCTGTTTCTGCTTCTTGATGCTTGTGCAGCTTACCGTCTCTGTCAGTCCATTGATGGCAGAAGAAGAACCGTCGGCAGCACGCGGATTTCAGCTGCTGACCGAAAAGACGTACTTGCCTCCCGACTTCGATCAGGCTGTATTTGATGATCTCTGGAAAGTCTGGCCGGAAGACCAGCGTAAGCAGGCCGAAGCAGCATCTCAGGCAGAGCGGCGACAGATGATCTTTGATTATTACGGGATCATGCAGAAACCGAATTCAGACTCATCCCCGCTGGGCTATGTGGTCACGGACGAACAGAAGTGGGTCATGAACTGCTTTGCCTGTCATAGTGGCAAGGTAGCCGGTCAGGTGATCCCCGGAGCTCCCAACAGTCATATTGGCCTGCATACGCTGACCGAAGATGTGAGCAAAATCAAACTGCAACAGTTCAAGAAGCTGAGCCACCTGGATCTGGCTGCAGTGGGGATGCCCCTGGGAACAACGCACGGCACGACCAACGCTGTTATTTTTGGTGTCGTACTCGATTCCCTGCGTGATGGGGAGATGAATTTCGATAAAACCCGCCCGATTCCCGAACTGCTGCATCACGATATGGATCCCCCGGCCTGGTGGAACGTAAAACGCAAATCGAAGATCTACTCCGATGCCTTCATGACCAAAAATCACCGGGTGCTGATGCAGTTCATCCTGATCCCGCGGAACAATGCACGGCAGGTTAAGCAGTGGGAGGCGGACTTCGCGAACATACTGGCTTACATTGAATCACTCGAGCCTCCCCGCTATCGCTGGCCCGTTGATGAACAGCTGGCCGCGCGGGGGCGTGTCATCTTTGATCAGAATTGCGCCCGTTGTCATGGAACTTATGGAGACAACCCCAGTTATCCCGAGAAGGTTATCCCGCTGGCTGAACTGAAGACAGACCCCGTGCGTCATCAATCCCTGCCTCCCGCGTACCGGGCAGCCCTGAATGAGAGCTGGCTCTCTCGCTACGGTAAGGATCCGGTCGTCGAAGCCCCTGCCGGCTATGTGGCTCCGCCACTCGACGGAATCTGGGCATCAGCGCCTTATTTTCATAACGGATCGGTACCCACGCTCTGGCATGTCTTACACCCCGAAGCACGGCCACAAGTCTGGAAGCGGACCGTAGATGGTTATGATGTGAATCGCGTGGGACTGGAGATCGAAAGCCTGCCTGAGCTGCCGGCAAATCTGTCTACCGTCGAACGCAGACGCCACTTCGACACTACGAAGTTCGGCAAATCAGCCGCGGGGCACGATTATCCCAATGATCTGAATGAAGCAGAAAAACAGGCAGTACTCGAGTATCTCAAAACGTTATAAGCTGCATCGCCTCGGGTTGTGCGGTCACGGCATCCTGCTGAGGGCTGAATGCCGCCATGCTCACAAGGAAGATCAGAAACAGGAATACACCTGCCGCATAAAGCAGCGGATGTGCCTTCTCTCGTATCATGGTCACCGGGCTGTTTGCCGGAGGCTGTTCGGTGGAAGGATAGCCGGGAGTCCACTCCTCGCCCTGTGGCGTCATGTATTTCACCCGTGTCTTCCAGAGTTGAATACAGACGGCGGTCAGGAACAACGCTGCGGATGCCACGATTAACGGGTGCACCGGCTGAGTTTCGTCTCCCAGACTGGCGGCACTTTCGGGAAGCTCGGTCGCCATTTTCGCCATCGAGACGGCAAACGCATTGTTCATGAAATGCACCAGCATCGGCGCCCAGAAACTGCGGGTCACGTAATACACATAATGCATAAACATCCCGAGCGGAATGACAGCAATCACATGTGCGGGGTGTGCATGCACGATACCGAACATGATCGACGTGATCACAATTCCCGGCACCAGGCCCCAGCGTGCGATCAGACCGCGGCCAATCATCCCGCGAAAGATGAGTTCTTCTCCAATAGCGGGGAAGACGGCAATCACCAGAATCAGCGACCAGAGCGAGTTGTTCGCCGCCATATCCTTCACGATTTCCATCGTCTGCATTTCGTTGAAACGTTCGAGGATGGGAATCTGTTTTGCGATGAGACTCCAGGCGTCAAACGCAATTCGATACAATTCTCCCGACATGAGCGCCAGGGGCAGCACGCAGATAAACAGCAGGAAGCCTGTTGAAATCGCAAACGGCTGCAGATTGAGTTTTTGCAAGGGACGTTTACCCAGACGTAAGCCGACAGCAATCAGTCCGATAAAGACAAACACGGCCTGTTCGACCCCCGCTGCCTCCAGCGGATGGCCTTCCACGAGCTGGGCAATTTCTTTGCGGAACGTGTCAGGATCCTGACTGATATTGGATGTGGCGATCAGATAAATCACCCCGCAGACCAGGAACAGCATGATTCCGATGAAATGGGCACCAAAGACCCCGAACATCCAGCAGATCGACTCAATCAGACCGGGGCCTGGCGGAGCCGCGTTTCCGGAACTTCCATCATGCGGACGAGGTGCGTCTTCCCCTTTGGCAGTCTGCAACGCTTGATCCAGAAACTGATCCAGTTCCTGGGCAGACTCTTGATCCTCTGACTCAAAAATCGGGGAATCAGCTGCGGTGTGAGCAGCGAGTCTCTCGGGATTTGTATCTTCTGAAGGAGAATTTTCAGGAGCGACCATGGAGATATTCTAAATCTGAGGGAAGAACGCCGGCCAAACTCGGTGCATTTACCGGAAGGTGACCGTTGTAAGTGATGAAATAGTTGAGGCTTATGCCGTAATTCTGTGTGCGGGATGTCGTCTGTTTTAATAAGTCTATGTCTTAATAGTCGGATTTACGAAGCGGGAATTTGTATTTTTTGGGGAAATCCGGGAATCCTGTCAAATAATTGGCCGTGCGGAACGAATCCTCACCTGACGCCCGGCATTGTACAGGAACTGGTTGTCGCATTTCGTTCAAATCCCGATATGATAGAAATACTGTCTCAAGCATGAACAGATTACCTTCTGTAGAGATCCCCCTGATCGAGCGCAATTCAGCAATGGCCCCCAATACATCTTCAGACTCCGGCACCCCGCAGCAAGATCGACAGTTGCAGTACTGCGCGAACTGCAATTCCACTTACTTTCAGCAGTCCGGTTCTGATAATTGCCCCGTCTGCGGTGCACACGTGGATGACATTTCGTTGATGGATCTCCAGGAAACAATCGTCGTGCAGGAGATCGACGGGCTGATTGAGCATGCAGACTCCGGCTCCGTTGTTGTGGAGGATCCGATTGCAGGTACCGATCTGCACGTTTATCAGTGTCAGTCGCTCCTGGGCCGGGGAGGCATGGGCATGGTCTACCTGGCCACCCATCGCGATCTGGGACGCCAGTGTGCCTTGAAGATTCTGCTGCCACATCTTTCGGAACGCGATCCTGAATACGTGCAGCGTTTCATTCATGAAGGTCGTGCCGTCGCCACCTTGAATCATCCCAATATTGTGACCGCCCATGCGATTGGCGAAGAACGCGGTTATCGATTTCTGGAAATGGAACTGATCACCGGACGTGCGTTGAGCCATGTCGTCCGCGAGGATGGCCCCCTCTCTGCCCTGCACGCGACATCATTGATCGCACAGGTGGCGTCAGGTCTGGGAACCGCGCACGCTAAAGGCATCATTCACCAGGATCTGAAGCTGGAAAACATTCTGTTGACCGGTGCGGGAGTCCCAAAAATCGCTGATTTCGGCCTGGCGAAGCGCATCTCTGCAGAAGAGGGAGGCGCGCATCAGCACAATCTGGCCGGTACTCCAAATTACATGGCACCGGAACTCTTTCAAGGCGGCATGGCCAGCGCTACCTCGGACGTTTATTCGCTGGGGGTCTGCTTCTTTGTGTTGCTCACAGGCCATCTGCCTCACCGTGCGGAAAACTTTAATGCCCTGATTCAGGATGTGGTTTCCAAACCGGCACCGAGCGTACGCGATCTCTGCCCCGAGATCCCTCTGGAGATCGCTGAGTGTGTCTCCCTCATGCTGGATAAGAGTCCTATGAACCGGTTTCAAAACGGTTACATGGCCTCTCTGTTCCTGAATGCAATTCTCGGCCAGGTACAGAATATCGAGTCGATGCTGCACGAAGCGTTTGGGAATAATCGCAATGTTTCCTGGAAACGCAACGGTCACCAGTACATCCTCGAAGTCAAACAGAGTGAACGACGCAAGCAGACTGTCATCATCGAACCCAGCGAACACCAATTGCATGAACGACTGCTGTTAATCTACAGCACCTGCTGTGATGCCCAGGCCGAATATTACGAGGAAGCACTGCGTCTGAATTCCGAAATATCGCATGGGGGAATCTCGATTCGGGACGTGAATGGCCAGGCAAAGTTCGTCATGGTGGATACCTTCCCCCGCTCTTCAGTTGATGCAGAGGATATTCGCAAAAGCGTGATCGCCGTGGCCCAGCACGCCGATGAAATCGAAGAGAAACTGACCGGCCACGATTTTCACTAGGCCGCCTTCCACTCTCTGTATCTGATCAGAGGGGTTACAGGGATTATAAAGGCCAGGGCAGCCTGTCAGCCGGTGCCGTTTTGCTGCGAGCAACTGACATAATCAGGCGGATTTAGTGTGAAATCCCCCCGAACCAGAAGCAGGCGCTTGACCCTGCTTTCCAGGCAGGGATATATTGAAATCAGAGACGTGACGGGAAACAAGCGCGCAGTTCCGACAGCGACAACGTATTCCCGTCTCTCAAAACCGCTCTTTCTGAGTGTACATGTTTATGCTGGCCGGTCTGAATTCATCCTGATAACAAGGTGATTTTACAGTGAATTGGTAAAGACTCTATGGGATTTTCCCGGGTTACGTCGATATACTGTAACAGACAGCCAATTGCTCATTTCCGTGCATCGTGAGAAACTTCGGGGTTATTACATGCGTCAATTACTGAAACGTTCTGCTCTGACAACATTTATCTGCAGCTGTCTGGCACTGCTGACAGGTGGTATGCCAGCGCAGGCTCAGGAAAATAAACTGACTCGTGGATTTACCATTAAACCCGATTTGACCGCGACCGGTGAAGAACGGGCGACTCAGAAATCTCTCTGGGTTCTGGATGCGACTTTCAAGCCGATGCGTATGATCCGCATGGATCTGACGAACCCCAAAACGGGGAAAAAAGAGAAGACTCTCGTCTGGTACCTGGTCTACAAATGCGTGTTACGACCGCTGGAACGTCCGGGCTCATCAAATGACCTCACACCACAGAATGCAGAAGTCCCACCTCTGGGACCCTCCCTGTTCGTGCCGGAAGTCGTCTTAATCACCAACGATAACGGCCAGCAGACCAGCTACCCCAACCAGATCGTTCCCGAAGCCGAAGTGATCATCAATAAGCGGGAGCGTCGTCAGTTCAAAAATGCCGTCGATATTATCGGAGAGCTGCCACCAGAAACTGCAGCCGATGCAAAATCGGAAAACGCCATCTATGGTGTCTGCGTCTGGACGGGGATTGACCCCAACACCGATTATTTCACGATTCTCTTCTACGGTCTCTCGAACGGCTATAAAAAGGTCGAAGGACCCGATGGGAAAGAAATGACCCTCCGCAAGGTCCTGGTTCAGCAATACTGGCGACCGGGAGACCAGTTTGGACAGCAGGAACAGGAGTTCCGTCCGAAAGGGAGTCCCTTCTGGCAATACCTGCCCGATGATCCTGAGCAGGCTGCCGAGATGGAAAAGAAGCTCAATCTGAATGCGGCTGAACAAAAACAGCCCTGATTTCTCCCTGACTGCTGAAAAACAGTGGGAAATTGTCCAGAAACGGGTTTATCTCTTGCAAGTTCAGGCCTGATTCGCCAATATACGGCCTCGATTAACCAATATTTTAGGAAAAGCCCCTGTCAGGGGCGACTTTTGCTACCTGAGGAAAAGAGTAATGGCACATAAGAAAGGTCAAGGTTCCAGCCGTAACGGTCGCGATTCAGAAGCACAGCGCCGTGGAATCAAGAAATTCGGCGGTGAAAGCGTTCTGGCAGGAAACATCATCGCCCGTCAGTGCGGTACCAAATGGCATCCTGGTAAAAACGTGGGAATGGGCAAAGACTACACCATCTTCTCACTGGTTGAAGGCACTGTCTTCTTCGATAAGGATGGTCGACGAATCAACGTAGAGCCTGCTTTGAACTAAGCATGCTCCCCTGGTGCACTCAGTTGCATCATGAAAACATAAAAACTCCCCGATGAACTTTCACCGGGGAGTTTTTTTTATGGTCGGTTGGACTGACTGGCGGTCAGGGTGACGGAGACTTTGGTCGGCGTCTGTTCCTTCCCCCGCAGCACGGTCACCACGACGGTGTCACCAGGTTTTTTGCTCTCGATATAATCCAGGAAGTCCGCCGCCGATTTGATCTGCTTCTGGTCTACAGCGACGATCAGATCCGCTGCCCCCCGGTCGACCCGTTCGATGACGATCAGTCCCCTTCTCTGTCGCACGATCTTTGGACCGCGCAAACCTGCCTTCTCAGCGGGTCCCCCCGGTGTCAGTTTCGCGATCAATAAACCCTGCTCGGTCTCATAGACACGCTGAATACCGATTTCCGGATGAATCATATGTCCGTGGGTCAGCAATTGGGGAACGACGCGGGCAACGAGGTTTGAAGGAATCGCAAAGCCGACTCCCGAACTCTGACCGGTATTACTGGCGATCGCGGTATTGATCCCGATTAACTGCCCATGCGAATTCAGCAAGGGGCCACCGGAATTCCCCGGGTTTACTGCCGCATCAATCTGGATGATGGATTTGATCGTGCGGTTCCCCCGCAGTTTCAGCGACCGGTTCAGACTGGAAATAATGCCGCAGGTCATCGTCCGTTCCAGTCCGAACGGGTTGCCAATCGCAAAGACACGCTGTCCTACTTTCAATTTGCTGGAATCTGACATGCTGACCGGAAACAAAACTTCCGGAGCTTCATCAATTTTAATCACGGCGATGTCATTAATAGCATCAGCGCCGACAAAGGTGGCCTGGTATGATTTCCCGTTAAACAGGGTGACATTCACCTGCTGGGCATCTTCGATCACGTGGTAGTTGGTCAGAATGTGCCCTGCTTTGTCGATGATCGCTCCCGACCCTGCGCCTTCCGTATCATATTCGAGCATGAAAAACCCATCGCTCTTCGTGCTTTTGGTCGTGATGTGAACCACGCTCTTATTCAGCTTTTCATACACGCTGACATTAATCTCCTCCTCGGGAGACAGTCCGCGTTGATTGAATAATTCGGTGATGTGTTCCGGCGTCGTCTTGTTGGCATTAACCTCAGGGGGCGCGGGTTTCAGGGGCGTAGGAGGAATGATTCGGGGGCCGGTTAAATTCGGTTGTACCTGTGCCTCTGAAGAGGCAATCAGACCTGCAGACGGGGCATCCAGAGCAGAAACGACCAGACCGCCGATCACGGCAGAGAAAAAACAACCAATGGCGTATTTCACGATAAACCTCGCATGACTCAGAAATCAAAGAGATTGGATAAAACAGGTAGCGCAGGGGCCTGGCTGAGAGCCGGTGGGCATGCGATTTTTCAGGAAACATAAAAAAACACATGCAATCTCTAAGAAACTACATCATAATTCGCAACCGGGTTCGCGAAGAAAACGGGATTCTTGCGATAATAGACAGTAGTGTAAGCGGCTGAAATCTTATCGAATCAACCCTGATACCGTAAATAGGAAATCAAAGATCCAGCTGGATTACACTCATTTTCTGTCTGACAGAAATGGCGAATACATCGATGTATTCCCAACCAGCTACCCGCAGTTCAGCATGAAAGGACCGCTATGCGTCGGATTGCTCTTTTAACGGCAGGTGGTGACACGCCCGCATTGAATGCCACAATCTTCGGAGCTGTGGAGCGTGCAAACGAACTACGGCTGGAAGTCGTGGGGATTATCAAAGGCTTTGGCGGACTGCTCGACCCCGCCGTACCTCACATCAGGTTGAATCCGCTCTATTCAACTCTTCCAGAACTCGATCCCCGCTGCGGTGGTACGATTCTGGGTTCATCCCGCACCTATATTGATGAGTCCCATGCCGGTGAACTGCAGGTGGTTAAGAAACGCCTGGATCAGCTCGGGATCGAAGGTTTGATCTGTATCGGCGGCGATGGAACTTTGAACGGCATGCAACCAATATCACAGTTCATGCCTTGTGTGCTGGCTCCCAAAACCATCGATAACGACCTCGGATTGAATTATCTCGATGAACCGAATGAATGGGTGAAGGAAACGAACCCGGAGACCGGGAAAGAGAAGCTTCGCAAGCTGCCGGCCAAACAGGATCTGGAGCTGGATGACATGGTCAACTTCGCAACCCCTGGCTATGCGACCGCGGTTTATGTCTGTGTGCAGGGCGTGCAGCGTATTCGAACCACCGCCGAAAGCCACCGCCGGATCGCGATTATCGAAGTCATGGGTCGGGAATCGGGTTACCTCGCATTGGGTGCCGCCTATGGACAGCCCGATATCATCCTGATTCCGGAAGTCCCCCTGGACTACGATCGATTCGAACGCCGGGTTCGCGAACTCTACGATACACAGAAAAATGTAGTGATAGTCATTGGCGAAGGCCTCCGTGATCAGAACGGGAAACGCCTGGGTGACATTTCGCAAAGTGTCGACCCTGCCGGAAACGTGATCTTCAGTGGGGCTGCCGAGATTCTGCAGAACATGCTGATCGAATCACTGGGTGATCATTACTTTGTCTCAAGGAAGCGACATGAAATGGCCAAGTCGGCAACCTTCACTCGTAAAATTGGTCACACGCAGCGTGGCGGACGCCCTATCCGCTTTGATCGATTTTATGCTGCCCAGCTCGGGGGAAAAGCGGTCGACCTGCTGGTCCAGCGGCAGAACAACTATGTAGCCATCCTGCAGTGGAATGAGCAGCAGGGATTCCATGTCAGCTCAATCAGTGGCAATGCACTGCGGGATGCCTGGCGGGGAATCCACCCTCGTACCCTGCACCCCTCGTTCTATGATGAGCATCGCTACCAGCCTTCGAAACTGGGTGTGCAATACCTGTCAAAAATCTTTACGAACGCGGTCGGCTCCGATGACCTGGAGCTGCTTAAAGATGACCTGTTTGATACCGGGCATCTTAAAACCCGGTATCAAAGCATCAATGTGAGTGTGCACAAACACATCCGCTATCTCAGTACTCCCCAGGACCAGGGGCCCGTCGACCAGTTCTAGGGCTCCTCCTGTGGAATCTCAAACCCAGCCGGCTCTACTTCCGGAATCGAGATGGTAGATCGCTCTTCGGAAGGGGTTTTGTTTGAGATGGTGTATGTCGCCTGTACCGCCTGATTGTTTCGCAGCAATCCGGTGTCTGCTGCCATCGCCAGGCGAAGTTCTTTCTTGGTGGAGACGTAGCGGGAAGCCACTTTGTCCGAATGAATCATGATATCGTCAATCACATACTCATCGTGCTGACGCTTGATCATCACTGTGGCACCTTGCTGGTCATTACCCAGTTTGATGCGAGCATAACCCTGGTTTTCATTGAGTTCCATAGTCGTTAATGGTGACATCAACAGTTCCGGGATAGAGAAGCCAATCTGGGGAACCCGATCAACCTGTCTCCAGACCAGTTCATTGAAGTCACGAGTCGAGTGACGCTGCAGATTGCGAATATTGTTTTCGTGCATGTCGTATGCGTAGTTCTGTACCTGAACCTGCAGTTCCAGGGTGGCTTTCACAGACGAGGGTCGGCCCTGCAGATCGAGTTCGATGTCATCGACCAGCAGTTGTCCCAGGTGATCACGCAGGATGTAAGTTAACGGCAGGTTCCCCTGTCGGGCATGGACCTTCGTAACAGAACCATTGAAGTCGATGTCCAGGATCTCAAAGCCTGGCTGTGCGATTTCGTCAACAGGCAGCTGGGCGACCAGGTTGGGATTGACTTTCTCCCAGACGCGTCGGTTTAAATCGGGAGTCGAACTGAAACCCAGAATCTTGACATCCCGTTTGGTCAAAGCTTCATTGAACAGCAATGTGATCGCGCGGGAGGAGAACAGTGAGGTCAGAGTGACCTGCTGATTTCCCTGGTCCTGGAACAGTGTGACTTCTTCAACCAGGTACTGATCGGGAATATCCATTTCATCGGATTCGATCTTGAGCAGGGAGAGGTTAACCATCTTCCCGTCTTTCTGGGTGATGAAGTTGGCCAGTTTGTCTTCCACTTTCAGTTCATAATCCCCTGCCGCCATCTGCGATTCCGGCAGGGGAGCGACCTTGAGGTCTCCAAAGTTCAGACTGCCCTGGTAGAACTTGTCGGCCGAGAATTTTTTCAGGGCGACTTTGTCATCCTGGTTGTAAGCATCCAGGAAGTTGCTGACTGCCAGCAGCATCTTGGCTTCTTTTTTCGCGGACTTCACATGATTCCCATCCTCGCGGGATTCGACAGCGACGTCAGTCGCTTTCCATTTGCCTTCGTTGAGTTTCATCGTGATGATCATCTGTCCCGAGCGTCGCGAAATACGAATGATGGCGATGTCTTTATCCATCTGGGCGTCGGGGCGTTTGCGTTTCGTGCTGGAAGATTCGCCGGCGATTCGCTGGGAAAGCTTGGCCAGGAACGCGGGGTGCAACTGCTCCAGTGTTTCTTTGAATTCACCATCTGTGGATGCCAGAATGTCATCCCGGTTGCCGTCTTCCCAGGCATCGACAAATTCACGGATGGTCACTAACAGATCCATCTGCTCGGTGACCGACTTCATCACGTTCAGGTTTTTCGATTTCTGGTTGATGTAAATGTCATCAACGACCCACTCTCCGGTCTTGGTGACTTTCTTCAGCTCGTAGAGCAGTTTCTTTTTGTTTTTACCGACTTCAACAACCACTTTTTTGTGGTTCTCGGAAACATCCTTGATTTCTACAATCGTGGCTTCACCGGTCGGAATATTGAGAACCTTCAAGTCATCCAGCGACGACTTGTCTCTGAATGCCACCTTGGAAAACTTCATGGTGGTGTGATGTTTCAGTTTTCGGATGTCTTCTTTTTCCATTGCCTGTGCAAACTGCTCAATGGTCTTCATTTCGACCATGGAAGCACAGCCTGTTACCGATACAAGTAGAAGCAGGCCACTGACCAGAGAGAAACCGTTTTTTAACATCATGATTAGTCCAGGCAGGTATTGGGGTTTTGAGAGGTATGAGGATTTGGTGTTTCAATTCCGAAAGCGGAGACGTTTACAACAAGATATGCTTTCGAGATTCAAACGAATGACAACTGCTTGTGGATTGAGAGTCTTAAAGACAGTTGCGAGAGAGGAGACGTTTTTTTGCAGGTTTGGGGATTTTCGTCAAGAGGGTTCCTGGAAAAAACGGTACGTTTCGTGCAGATCAGGAAAAAATTAATTGGGGTTGGCCTGAATTCCGAAATTAATATAATACGTGCCCTCGCCTGTTATTCATTTCTAAAGTGATTCCCTTCTTCGTCTGTTTTCCGTTCAGGCTAAACGCATTTCCTGGGCCTTTCGCTACTGTCTGTGTTAGTGGAAAATCTGTGACTCATATTCGGAAACGAATTCTATTGATCTGTGGTTTCATCTGCCTGCTTGCCGGTTCGGCGCTCGCAGACGGCGATACCACTGTCTCTACCCGACTGCGGGTTGAATGGGGTGAGCAGACTCCTCGACTCTGGAATGCACGCTTCGTACTGACTGAGGGTGAAGTTACTACGGTTCGTTCGCTGGGAGTCGATGCCGACGAAATCTCTGTCATCACCCGAGATCAGGGGGCTGTACTGTATCAGCCACGAACCAGTCGGGTATTCAACAGTATTGAATTGGAAGTCCAGGGAGCTCCTGCTGCGAAGCTGCAGGTCTTTCTCCAGGACCGCAATGACTCCTCGATCACTTTGAAGCAGGAGTTTTCGCTGAACGAACTGCTGCAGCACAAAGAGATCCTGCCGATCACCCAGACCGGCGCTCAGTTAATCGTGCAGCAGGCTCCCGGGGAAAAACTGGCTTTGCAGGTCGACCGCCCCCACCTGGTATATGAACCGGCAGAATCAGTCCAGTTTCAGGTTGTCCCCACCTTTTTACACGGAACAGAAATCCCCACAGCCGGTGTTCTCAAGTGGCGGGTCACGCGGGCCCGCAGCACGGAAACCGTGCTGGAAGGTCAAAT
It encodes the following:
- a CDS encoding serine/threonine protein kinase is translated as MNRLPSVEIPLIERNSAMAPNTSSDSGTPQQDRQLQYCANCNSTYFQQSGSDNCPVCGAHVDDISLMDLQETIVVQEIDGLIEHADSGSVVVEDPIAGTDLHVYQCQSLLGRGGMGMVYLATHRDLGRQCALKILLPHLSERDPEYVQRFIHEGRAVATLNHPNIVTAHAIGEERGYRFLEMELITGRALSHVVREDGPLSALHATSLIAQVASGLGTAHAKGIIHQDLKLENILLTGAGVPKIADFGLAKRISAEEGGAHQHNLAGTPNYMAPELFQGGMASATSDVYSLGVCFFVLLTGHLPHRAENFNALIQDVVSKPAPSVRDLCPEIPLEIAECVSLMLDKSPMNRFQNGYMASLFLNAILGQVQNIESMLHEAFGNNRNVSWKRNGHQYILEVKQSERRKQTVIIEPSEHQLHERLLLIYSTCCDAQAEYYEEALRLNSEISHGGISIRDVNGQAKFVMVDTFPRSSVDAEDIRKSVIAVAQHADEIEEKLTGHDFH
- a CDS encoding PIG-L deacetylase family protein, encoding MTDQTLRILVFGAHPDDCDIKAGGTAALYQQAGHTVKFVSVTNGESGHHRISGEELAVIRRAEAAAAGRALGIEYEVLNNRDGYLQPTIEARFEIIRLIRTFQPDLILTHRPNDYHPDHRYTSQLVCDAAYMVTVPPIVPDVPALRENPVIAYLSDHFTRPYPFSPTVVIDIEPVWDRVIDALDCHSSQFYDWLAYNHFYEDEVPQDPAERKVWLSGKMKDRIGPLADRYRDLVIETYGPERGKEIQLIDAFEPCEYGSPLTSDNVKTLFPFLP
- a CDS encoding S1C family serine protease — protein: MKYAIGCFFSAVIGGLVVSALDAPSAGLIASSEAQVQPNLTGPRIIPPTPLKPAPPEVNANKTTPEHITELFNQRGLSPEEEINVSVYEKLNKSVVHITTKSTKSDGFFMLEYDTEGAGSGAIIDKAGHILTNYHVIEDAQQVNVTLFNGKSYQATFVGADAINDIAVIKIDEAPEVLFPVSMSDSSKLKVGQRVFAIGNPFGLERTMTCGIISSLNRSLKLRGNRTIKSIIQIDAAVNPGNSGGPLLNSHGQLIGINTAIASNTGQSSGVGFAIPSNLVARVVPQLLTHGHMIHPEIGIQRVYETEQGLLIAKLTPGGPAEKAGLRGPKIVRQRRGLIVIERVDRGAADLIVAVDQKQIKSAADFLDYIESKKPGDTVVVTVLRGKEQTPTKVSVTLTASQSNRP
- the rpmA gene encoding 50S ribosomal protein L27, with the protein product MAHKKGQGSSRNGRDSEAQRRGIKKFGGESVLAGNIIARQCGTKWHPGKNVGMGKDYTIFSLVEGTVFFDKDGRRINVEPALN
- a CDS encoding c-type cytochrome — translated: MRTLCFCFLMLVQLTVSVSPLMAEEEPSAARGFQLLTEKTYLPPDFDQAVFDDLWKVWPEDQRKQAEAASQAERRQMIFDYYGIMQKPNSDSSPLGYVVTDEQKWVMNCFACHSGKVAGQVIPGAPNSHIGLHTLTEDVSKIKLQQFKKLSHLDLAAVGMPLGTTHGTTNAVIFGVVLDSLRDGEMNFDKTRPIPELLHHDMDPPAWWNVKRKSKIYSDAFMTKNHRVLMQFILIPRNNARQVKQWEADFANILAYIESLEPPRYRWPVDEQLAARGRVIFDQNCARCHGTYGDNPSYPEKVIPLAELKTDPVRHQSLPPAYRAALNESWLSRYGKDPVVEAPAGYVAPPLDGIWASAPYFHNGSVPTLWHVLHPEARPQVWKRTVDGYDVNRVGLEIESLPELPANLSTVERRRHFDTTKFGKSAAGHDYPNDLNEAEKQAVLEYLKTL
- a CDS encoding CPBP family intramembrane glutamic endopeptidase — encoded protein: MVAPENSPSEDTNPERLAAHTAADSPIFESEDQESAQELDQFLDQALQTAKGEDAPRPHDGSSGNAAPPGPGLIESICWMFGVFGAHFIGIMLFLVCGVIYLIATSNISQDPDTFRKEIAQLVEGHPLEAAGVEQAVFVFIGLIAVGLRLGKRPLQKLNLQPFAISTGFLLFICVLPLALMSGELYRIAFDAWSLIAKQIPILERFNEMQTMEIVKDMAANNSLWSLILVIAVFPAIGEELIFRGMIGRGLIARWGLVPGIVITSIMFGIVHAHPAHVIAVIPLGMFMHYVYYVTRSFWAPMLVHFMNNAFAVSMAKMATELPESAASLGDETQPVHPLIVASAALFLTAVCIQLWKTRVKYMTPQGEEWTPGYPSTEQPPANSPVTMIREKAHPLLYAAGVFLFLIFLVSMAAFSPQQDAVTAQPEAMQLITF